In the genome of Panthera uncia isolate 11264 unplaced genomic scaffold, Puncia_PCG_1.0 HiC_scaffold_1917, whole genome shotgun sequence, the window GGACCAGAGGCCTGGTTCAGGAACCAACTCCCCTGGCTTCTCCCACCAGACCAGACCCACCGCTGAGCCCAGGGCGTTAGGGAACCAGAGTCCAGGCGAGAATCCCAGAGAAACTGGCGTTAGCGCCCGATGACCCAGAAATGCATCTCCTGCAACTCAGACTCCGGCCACACGAGCGCAGCACCACGGCCCGGggagcccctccctggctcccatcTACACTCGCTGCTTGGGGCCCCTGCCTGCGGCCCCCACTCACCCTTGTTGTACAGCGTCCCGTCAAAGTAGTAGCTGCCGGTGTAGAAGCCCGTGGCATGCTCGATGAGGTGCCGTACCCACGTGTTCCCGGCTCCCGGGAAGCTGGACAGAGCCACGAACACCTTGGACTTGGTGGGCAGGAACCTCCGGTCCGTGCAGCGAGTGTCTGAAAGGCCAGAGCTTGACCACGGACCGCCCCGCCAGGAACTGCTGACCCCAGACTCCCACTTcccagacggggaaactgaggcccggggagggggtTGCCACCCGTGCCTCGGCCGCAGAGACAGCCCCAGTGATGACGAGACCTCTGCGCACCACGGCCCCAAGATGGGACCACCCACCACCAGGCTAGGGATTGTGCCCAGATGCCCCCCCACCCACCGCGGCTCTGTACGCGGCCCCGGGGCATCTCTAGACCCGCAAGGCGCAAACGGGGgtagagcctggggagggggggaggaggggagggtcctCGCAGTAGGAACTCACCCTGCACCGGCGTCTGGTAGACCTCGCAGTACTCAGCCTGCCTCGGGGCCTCGGGCCCCCGGCCACACAGCGAGCTGTCCACGGCGTCCCGAAGGCTGAACTGCGGCGTGGGGTAAGCGCAGTAGCACTCCCGGCCCCGGAGGACGGCCAGCGGGAACTCCTGGCGGGGAAGAGACGCATCCGGGGTGGGTGCGGGGCCTTGGCGGCTCATGCCGGGAGGCACACGCGGGATCGGCGGGGATGACGAGGCCCATCCTCCCCGTCCCACCCCGCGACCGGCTCCTGGCCTCTCCTGCAGTCCCCTGTCCCCTCTGGGAAGGCCGCCTCCGCAGAGGACGCAGCGGGGGCGCTGGGCGACCTCGGACAAGGTGCCGCACCTCTCTGGACTTCACCACCGAACAAGGGCAAGGAGACCGCCTTGCATGTTTGTTTCGGGGACGGGACGAGGAGGGTCCGACACCTGCATGACACTCAGGGCACTCAGCCCCACTCGCTCCTGCCTCTCGGCAGCCCGGGAGCGGCCAGGGAGGGAGACGGGAGGCACGGGAAGCGGCTCGCGGCTTCAGCAACGCCGCacagacctttttattttttgcccacAGCAaaatctcataaataaataaataaaagaaaatcaatagtgTTTTCTCCGTGTGGTTTTGGCAAAGCCGAGGATCTCTGTCCACACTCAGAAAAGTCACCGGGCCCGGGCCCCGGTTGCCGGAGGGTGATgcggagcctggggtgggggctccagCCCGCTTGGGCGtgttccccgccccctcccagtgTTAGAAGCTTGAGAGCGGGACAGCCCCGCGTGGGCCCAGCGCGTCCCAGGGGCCCCTGCTCCCATCTCAGGACTTTGCCGTCCTCCGATGCTCGGGGCACCTGACAGTTTGAGTCCTGAAATTCTGCCCGTGggccctcctcccaggcccccaAAGCCCAGGATGGAGACCACCCCCCCTGTTGGGCGTGTGACGCTCTTTCTAGGTCAGACCCACCGAGAACGGACCCCTGTGAAGATCCCCCGCTGCAGCGGCCCCAGCCCTCACCGGTCACTCGCTCGGCCACGGGGCCGGGGTCAGCCAGTGTTGGGGTGCAGGGCCGGGGCCTGGATGGGggtgcagagcagagcctggcaaGCCCTCCAGCAGCTGCAGCGGGGGGGGGGCATCACCCCCCACCATCCCTCAGCACGACGCGGAATACGTCCCCACCTGATGTTCTAACCCAGCCTCAGAACGGGACTGTATCCCGGGACAGCGCCTTTGCGGACGTAGTTCAGGTAAAATAcggcgggggaaggggggggggctccaATCTAATCTAACTGGCGTCATCGTAAGAAGAGATTAAGACACAGATGGACAGAACACCGTGtaaagacacagggaaaagacCATCTCAGCCCACAGGCCTGAGAAGAAACCCCCCATCTGgggcttctggcttccagaaccgGGAGAAACAAGCCTGTGTCGTGCAAGCCCTCGTCCATGGGACGTTGTTCAGACAGCCTGGTGAGCTCTGACACCGGGGTCCTTACTGGCCCACACACGGCAGGCCCgtgcccacctcagggcctttgcacctgctgtgccTTCGGCCTGGAACGTCCTGCCCCCGGCCACCCTTTTCCAAGCCCACTTTTCAGAGAGGCCTTCGCTGACCACCCTGTTCCGTGCCTCAACGCCCTTCCCACCCTCACAGGACCCCTGTGCCCTTGCTGAGCTCTCTGGTTCTGCTTCACTGCGAGGTGGGACTTCGGGACCACAGTGAAACACTCTGCCCCGCGAGAACTGTCCAGTCTGCTCTGACGCACACGCAGCAAGGCCCCCGGCGGTTCCTTCACACGCGCGGTTCATCGGCCCTCCCCACGCCCTCCCTCCCGCCAACGGCCTCTGGGCCAATCCAGTCTGTCCCACGGCGTCCTATGGACAGGATCCCTCGGTGCGAACTTGGCATCTGGTTCCCTTCGCTCAGAATCACGTGTGCAAATCCCCAGCAGAGACCACGCCCCGGAGAACGCCTAACGGATGCCTGAGGGACGAACGGCGAAGGAGGGAAGGAACTAATGGGCGAAGCGCCCCCCCACCGACAGGTGCTGGTAACACACTTGGGGGTGAGCCCTCTGGGGTGGCCTGAGCCCCAGCTCCACCTAAGCCCTCCTGCCACCAGGTTCCCGGGCGCCGGTGTCCTGGACGTCCTGCTCAGGCACGAAAAGGCCAGCACGCGGGACCCCTCGCCAGCTGCGGTGGCTGCCCCGCGACCCTGCGCCCCACCCGGCAGCGACCCTGGCCCCTCCGCTCCCTCGAGTGGATTAAACGGTCAAGTTCCCTGTCGTGTGCGCAGCAAGGGGGGACTGGAGACAGTAATGTGGTTTTATTTACAACATAACCGCTTCAGGACATCACCGGATTCCGAAAACACGGAACAATTTTCAGCCCCTTGGGGATTTCTAGGACACgatttccataaaaattaaatattgatgaaTCTCCTCTCCGCCAGCCTccccgctgccccctcccccacccgggcTTCAGAGTCAGAGGAGAGAGCGCGGCGATGGGAGACggaggcaggaggtggaggaCGGAGACGTGGGGCTGTTTCCGTCACAGGGACAAAGCGGAGCCTGCTCGGGCTGCGTGGGGTCAGGGGGTGCACGCCCCCCGGAACTGCATGTGGGGCCTGCCgtgcggggcggggggctgcCTGTGGGCAACGGGCACTGGGTCACAGCAAGAGCTGGGCTCTCCGTACGCGAGGGGTGGTCGCGGCCGGGGGTCAGGGAGGGGACGTCCCACCGGGCCGTCTGGGTCTCATCACCTCTGTCTCCATCCTCCTGGAGCGCCTTTCTCAGGGTCTCCAGGATTACAGGGAATTACAAAGACGTGAGATttcagaaggggaaactgaggcgtgGAAGCAGGGGGCGAGCTGCCCAAGACCTCAGGCCGTGAGAGGGCGAGCAGGGACAGAAGCTTCTGGACTCCCAGCCCCGGGTTCTGCCACACACCACGTTCAACTCCGTGGACACGGACACACGAACGGTGGggtttttggtgaaatctttgaACCAGCACGGAGCTCGCCGTGACCCTTCTCTCCGGAGGCCGGTCTGGACATCCAGGCCCAAACGGGAGAGATGCTGCGGGAGGAGGGCGAGTCAGGGCGAACGGGAGCCTGTCTGCTGAGCCTGTCACTGAGCGTGTATCCTCCTGCGTGGCTGCAAAGTGGGGACCgtgtgggtggaggggcagccgtGCAGGCAGGACCTGTGGCTTCGAATCGCGTCCATGAGAATCCGTGAGAATGCCACGGCTTGGGGCCATGAGACTGGCCAGGACCTCGAGGCGGGACGTGGCCATGCAGGGACACGTGCCCGGGTCGCTGACTCTGAAGCCACCGTCCACGGTCCATCCTCGGAATGGGGCCAGAAGAGTCGCTTCTCAGAATGTGCCGGAAGGCTCACAAGCACATGCAAGAAATGCACAAATCCTTCACTCCAGGAATTCCAGAAACGTCTGATGACACAGCCCGAGGAAACAGCTGGGACCCTGCTCACAGGTGGGCCTTCGGGAACGAGTTCTATGCAACAGCCGGGCAGCAAAGGCAGAGCCCTGAGGCCCAGCAGTGGGGGGCGAGGGTCCTGGCAGCCACGCAGGATGCACCCAGCCCAGGGAAGAAACGGAGGGCAAGGTTTAATCTTCAAGAAACGAATCCCCGTACACTTGGAATACAAGACCAGAGGACGGGAAACCTCACTGGTGGTTTTCTCTGACGTTGCTACAGTTATAGGTGAGGTTTAACTGTGCgtctccaaatttttaaaattttcaaaaatagatatgCATTACTTCTGTAGCCACCAACCCCCCACCAAAAACCGGTAAACGTTCTTTAAAGACACACGTAGTATAACGTGGACAGGTTTAGCACAGAAAGGGTACGAAACACAAAGCCGAGCCGGACAGCGGCCTCCTGAAAGGACAGCGCAGCCTTCTCGCGAAGGGAAAACGTCCCGACATCGAGGCGGTGAATCCACAGAACCCAGACCCGGACAGACCCAACCCCTGGCAGAGCGGGGAGGCCGTGGGCCCACATGGGACCGGCTGCACCTGCCGGGATCCAGGCGGGTCAGGCAGGGCCACGGCGGCGCAGAGAACAAGCCGGCCTGCCCACGGAGCTGGATTCCCTCCGTGGCCCGGCCGCGGGGCCTGCGCACAAACACCGGGGCCCGAGATCGACCACCCCAGGTCCAGGCTGGTGGTGGGTGAACACCTGAGCTCCCCTGTTCACCTTCTTCTGGCCCGATGGAGCAGGTCAGAGCGTCCGCGAGAACGGAGACCGGCGGGTGTCTCCCCACGACCCCCGAAAATCCGACGAGACCGCTTCACTGTGTTCACGCTCACACGACACGGACCCCTGCCGGCAGAGTCAGGCCGTCCGGCCGCGGAGAGCACCCCGAATTGTTCTTTTTCTGCCCAGCCACACCCCCGGAGCTCCCTGAAACCTCACGACCGACCGGCAAGCCACAGTAGAGGCGATCCTCCGcgctggggagggggagctgggAGGCGGCCCCCTCCCTCACTGGCCTTCCTGAAGCCCCACCGATCCCAGCCGTGGCTCCACGGTGAGTGTCCTGCACCGCAGCCCGTGGACACACCTCCGGTGGCCGTGTGGCCCGCGGCGCGCGGTACTCGCGTCCTAGGTGTCTGCAACCTTTCCGCCAAATCTTCGGGGTTTGTGGCCTCGGCGCCGCTGGCCTTCCTGGGGCGTGGCGCTCGCCAGGGGCGGCTCCGCCCGCAGGGGACAGTCCGGCTGTCACACAGGGTGGGGGAGCTGCCGGCAGGTGGCGGGTAGGGGCGGGAGGTACCGACTCATCCTAAAACGAGGATCTACCCGAAGCGCCTTCACCGCGCCAGGAACCCCGCCCTGGACTGAGGCGGGAGCCCCCAGACTCCGGCGGAAACCGCACGAGGGCTGCCGGAGGGGGGCCGCCCCGAGGGCGAACCCCGTTACACGACGCCCCGGGGCGTGCCGAGGGGCAGGGGGCCGCGGTCCGGCAGCAAACGCCACTCCGCTGGGTAGAAGGTGGCTCTACCTGGACGCGGCGCCCCCGCCCACCTGGATCCGCCCCCGgctgcgcccccgccccccggccggCCGTCCCCGAGGGTCCACACCGAGCACCCGCAGGGCGTCTCACCTGCGGCCGTGGAGCTCCTTCCACGCCCGCCCCGCCGCGCACGGTCACGGGCCCTCTTTCCGGCCTGGGCGTGGCCCGGCGCCCTCCGCACACAcgcagcccccgccccctcgCCTTCCCGGGGACACGCCCGCGTCCTCCGGCTCCGTCCCTCCCCGAAGCTGTGGACCACCCCAGGCCCCTTCGCCGGCTCCTGGCGCCGACCTCGGCCCCTCCCCGGCTGTGACCCCgtgtccccccgccccgggctctgCCCGCACCCCCGGGGGCGAAAACAGCCAGAACGCTTAACAGCGGGCAACTGGTTAACTCTACAGGATGTCCGCGCGGGGGACAGGGGACCGGAAGGCCCCTCGGTGCTAGCGCGGAGCGGTCCTCGGCCCAGGAACGGGAGCtgccccgtcccccccccccccatgccactgggaggggggagggcagcacAGGAAGCCCAGCGCGGTGTGGAGACTGGGCCCCGGCCTGCCCCACTTCCCGGAGCCGGCTGGTTCTGGGGGCATGTGGGGGTCCCCCTCGGGGGAGTGTGTCCCCTCGGAACCCCGGGAGGTTAAAGCCGGTCACGCGGGGCACCTCCAGGTTTGCAGACTGAGGCAGCCTGGTCTGGACCTGCCTGCCGAGTCCCTACGATACCGGGTGGGGGAGGCtctcgggggaggggaggggggggtctgTGACAGCTGGTGTAGTGTCCCCCTACCCACGGCTCTGCTCCTGTGCAGGGGAGCAGGGGCCCCGGCCAGTTGTGAGCCCGAGGGCACCCCAGCACCCGCAACGGCTGGAGACGCAGAGACCCGCGTCAAAGGCTGTGGTCTGGGAGGACAGTACACATGAAAGGCTCCGTCTGGGGTCCGAGGGATGCATCTCAAGAGGAACCAGGGAGGGTGCGTCCCTCTGGGCTCCCCAGCCTGCCTCCTGCACCTCCCAATCTGCAGGGTCAGAAGCACGGGCCCAAATGGGCCCAAATGCCCGCTGCCCCTGGTAGGGGTGCCGTGACCTCGGGCAGCGTGCTCCAGCTTCTCGACCTGCGTTCCCACTGCTACAAACGCAGAGTCCCAGCGCCCATGGCTTCCTGCCACCCCCCGGGGGGCCACTCTGGGGCTGGCCGCTGGACCCAGCCCCCGACCTCCGTGCTCTGCGGGTCTCGTCACTTACGAGCCCCATCTGGCCTTGACGGGGTGTCCCACCCAGAGCTACCGTGTGAGGCAGGGACAGTGGCCTTAGAGCCCGGCCCAGCCTCTGCAGAGTCGCACCTCCCGTGAGCCCGGGCTGGGCCAAAGGTGCACCTGTGCCCACAGTCCCTGAAGCCAGGTTCAGGGCCCGGCCCTGTCCCCGATCCCCGAGCCAGCACGTGTCACCAACAAACCCCATCATTTAACAACTGACACCTGTGTCGGAGCTCCCATACGGGAAGGCACGGTCCCGCCAGCCTCAAATCCGCCGACCGCGCCCCTGCCAGCCTGGGGGACCCACGCTAGCCACGGCCACGTGGccctccctctcctgtctcctcgGTCCCGAGAATCCGCATCCGGCACGGCACCTGCCCCTCGGCCTCCCGCCCCCCGCATCCCCGCACACACTCGTTACAGGACCTTACTTTCTGGGAACAAAATCCCGAGCACGCCTCTGCTGTCGCGTTGGGCTGCAACAGGGAGTCGGGGAAGGTGTGGGTGCCGTTCTCTGGCAACCTGAAGCATCCGCGGTACGTGACGGTCCTCCCTGCGGGGACAAAACGGTTTCTGGTGAGAAATGGTGCCCGTCGCCGGGAAACGGTGGCTTCGTGGTCTGAAATGGGTGCTAACATGCTCAGAGGAGCAAGTTTCAAACCAGAAAGCAGACCGCCCCGGAGAGGGTGTGGGCGAGCCGGACTCCTGAGACCACGGTGCCCAAACCTTGTCACCCGCGGTCACCCTCGTCACAGGGGCCACGTGGCTGCAGCTGTTGACCTCAGGCCTGCTTCTCCTGCCAGCTCTGGGGATGGggtccatccttccttccttccctccttccttctttccctctctccttccttccttccttccttccttccctccttccttctttccctctctccttccttccttccttccttccctccttccttctttccctctccttccttccttccttccttccttccctccttccctccctccttccttctctctctccttctttccttccttccttccctccttccctccttccttctttccctctctccttccttccttccttccctccttccttctttccctctctccttccttccttcctcccttccctccttctctccttccttctttccctctctccttccttccttccttccttccttccttccttccctccctccttccttctctctctccttccttccacaaatCTGGATCAAGCATCCCTTACATGCCAGATTCTATAGTACGTGACCCAAGAGGCCGGTATTCTGGAAAATTCTATGTTCCCACAGCACAGGTGTGAGAACTACATCTGTTGATGTGAAATCCCGCcaccattcccccccccccaccccaccagcaaccGCTGTGCTGCCAGGTCAGACCCGCTTGTTGTCTCTGATCCTGAATTCCCACCAGGCCCCACGAATGCTCAAGCCCGTGTTAGAGGAAGCCTCCAGCCATGTCGTCATCCAGACCTTCTGGTGGAAACGTCCAGCCCCTAGCTAGCTTCCTTGATGAACCTTCTGGAATGTTTCGGCTCCGAGGGCTCGTGCCCCTTCCGCATTCATCAGGGTTTCTCAGATGCCTGCCTCACTCTTGTGCCCCCCACGCCCCAGCAGCAGCCGGCACCCCCGGAGGCGTCTCCGTGCACAACTGTGGAACAGGAccaggcctggggcctgggagccCGCCCGGTGGGCCACGGCTCTGTGGCCTGGGCACCAGGGCGCGGCCCCTTCCCCGACTGCAGCGGGCCCTACAAGTGCCCAGCGAGTGGACGGCAGGGGATGGGGCACGGGAGGCGTGGGGTAACCCGCCTCAGGCTGGTGGTTGAGTGGCGCCGGCTGTCTGTGCACGGCACCGTGTCACTGGCCGGGGAGAGCCCGCCATCCCCTTGCGCCCAGGGGACAGTCCAGGGCCTCCCGGGGCACGAGGGCACCTCCAAGGTGAGGCGCTGCTGAGCTGCACTTCTGGGCACTCACTGCCCAGGGGCGCGTCCGTGGGTCTCCCTCCTGTGAGTGCTCCCTGCCAGCGAGAAGCTGAAATTTAAGGCGGGTGGTCACCCGGGCAGCTCATGACTCAGACCCTGTCTGCTCGGTCCCTTGAGGAGGACGGGCGAAGGGCAGCCAGCCGGCCCACAGCCTGCGGGAGGGGCAGCCTCACACCGTTTCAACATTAACCGTGACGGCAGGCGCAGCCGACCCAAGACCTGGGGCCGGCTTGAGTGACCGGGCCACGTGGCCCCAGTGAGTGGGCAGCCTGGAGCCAAACGGCGACGTTTGAGTCGGCGGCGGGGCACACAGGAGGGGCCGGCAGGGCAGCCCGGAGCCCCCGTGTGGACGGTGTCCGAACCCAGGAAGGTCAAAGGTCCGAGAGGCCAGCCAGGAGGCCCACGCAAACGTGCAGGTGACGGTGCAGGGCTCCGGTTCTCCACAGGCAGGCGTCGACGAGTGTCCGCTGAGATGACGGCTCATCAGCGAATCCACAGTGCGTGGTCAGGACCTCCATGCCGTCGCGGATGCCCGTCCCGAATGCCCGTCCCG includes:
- the LOC125917484 gene encoding WSC domain-containing protein 1-like; this encodes MAGSPRPVTRHLRNPDECGRGTSPRSRNIPEGSSRKLARGWTFPPEGRTVTYRGCFRLPENGTHTFPDSLLQPNATAEACSGFCSQKEFPLAVLRGRECYCAYPTPQFSLRDAVDSSLCGRGPEAPRQAEYCEVYQTPVQDTRCTDRRFLPTKSKVFVALSSFPGAGNTWVRHLIEHATGFYTGSYYFDGTLYNKGFKGEKDHWRSRRTICVKTHESGRREIEMFDSAILLIRNPYRSLVAEFNRKCAGHLGYAADRNWKSKEWPDFVNSYAAWWSSHVLDWLRYGKRLLVVHYEDLRRSLVPTLRDMVAFLNVSVSEERLLCVENNKEGSFWRRGRRPHDPEPFTPEMRALIDGYIRTVDRALREHGGAGLPGEYVPR